The Leptodactylus fuscus isolate aLepFus1 chromosome 3, aLepFus1.hap2, whole genome shotgun sequence genome has a segment encoding these proteins:
- the EIF2B5 gene encoding translation initiation factor eIF2B subunit epsilon: protein MASRVGRRGAGGDDELPPLQAVLIADSFNRRFYPITKDRPRALLPLANVALIDYTLEFLTATGVKETFVFCCWMANEIKDHLRNSKWCQPTSSNVVRVVTSELYRSLGDVLRDVDAKSLVRSDFVLVTGDVVSNINIEAALEEHRTRRKLEKNISVMTMILKESSPVHHTRCQEDDVIIAMDSKTKRVLLYQKSQDLKRYHFPTSIFQSKADEVELRHDLLDCHISICSPQVAELFTDNFDYQTRDDFVRGILVNEEILGNQIHLYVTQEEYGARVSNLSMYEAVTSDILCRWLYPITPETNFTDQEEQSCTHSRHNIYRGSEVSRGHGSVLRENVLIGSNTTIGSKCTISNTSIGKNCRIGDRVILENVYIWDDVRIEDDVTIRKSVVCNNVIVKKGVRINEHCVLTSRVIVGPDLELPENTVISLHHPDEDEEDDDEFSDDAGTGKKEEKSKVKVYNKAEVGSEGEGYVWKSKAIPDEEEDEEDLQKSLWSLKITNEEDSDSESDSSVCAQQIEIRPDSPILDDVIFFQNEVLGTLQRGVDENISCDNLVLEINSLKYAYNISLAEVMQILCKVVLEFPLQQLNGVLDVNPYCDVLLPLLKKWTPVFKNYIKRASDHLCCLGAVEEFFLDHEPLWAATAKVLMGFYQQDVLAEEMILRWFSQKEITDKGRQLRKKQALQKFIQWLEEAEEESSDDE from the exons ATGGCTTCGCGTGTAGGCAGACGCGGTGCGGGGGGAGACGATGAGCTGCCCCCACTTCAGGCCGTGCTGATCGCGGACAGTTTCAACCGGAGGTTTTATCCCATTACCAAGGATCGGCCCCGG GCTCTTCTACCATTGGCGAATGTGGCCTTGATAGATTATACCTTGGAATTTCTCACTGCCACTGGAGTTAAAGAAACATTTGTGTTTTGCTGCTGGATGGCAAATGAGATAAAAGATCATCTAAG GAATTCTAAATGGTGTCAGCCTACAAGTTCCAATGTAGTGCGTGTAGTGACTTCCGAACTTTACCGGTCTCTTGGAGATGTTCTCCGAGATGTGGATGCCAAATCCTTGGTGCGCTCAGACTTTGTGTTGGTTACAGGAGATGTAGTTTCTAATATAAACATTGAAGCGGCTTTGGAGGAGCACAG GACTCGACGGAAGCTAGAAAAGAATATTTCAGTTATGACGATGATCCTTAAGGAGTCCTCACCAGTGCACCATACAAGGTGTCAGGAGGATGATGTTATTATTGCTATGGATAGCAAGACTAAAAGAGTGCTGTTGTACCAAAAAAGCCAGGACTTGAAGCGCTACCACTTTCCAACG AGCATCTTCCAGAGTAAGGCGGATGAAGTAGAGTTGCGTCATGACTTGTTGGACTGTCACATAAGCATCTGCTCTCCCCAG GTTGCAGAACTGTTCACAGACAACTTTGACTACCAAACTAGGGATGACTTTGTTCGTGGTATACTTGTAAATGAAGAG ATATTAGGAAATCAGATACACCTCTATGTGACTCAGGAAGAGTATGGTGCACGTGTATCCAACCTATCAATGTATGAAGCTGTGACTTCTGACATCCTGTGCCGTTGGTTGTATCCTATAACGCCTGAGACAAACTTCACTGACCAGGAGGAGCAGAGTTGCACACACTCCCGTCACAATATATATAGAGGGTCAGAAGTCAGCCGTGGCCATGGCAGTGTCCTACGTGAAAATGTATTAATTGGGAGCAACACGACAATTGGCTCAAAATGCACCATCAGCAACACCAGTATTGGGAAAAATTGCAGAATTG GCGATCGAGTCATTTTGGAGAATGTGTATATATGGGATGATGTCCGCATTGAAGATGATGTCACAATTAGAAAATCTGTAGTTTGCAATAATGTGATTGTGAAAAAAGGAGTGAGGATTAATGAACACTGTGTCCTGACCTCAAGG GTCATAGTCGGCCCTGATTTAGAGCTGCCAGAGAACACTGTTATTTCATTGCATCATCCAgatgaggatgaagaggatgatGATGAATTCAGTGATGATGCAGGAACTGGCAAAAAAGAGGAGAAATCAAAGGTTAAAG TGTACAACAAAGCAGAGGTTGGATCGGAGGGTGAAGGCTATGTCTGGAAGTCTAAAGCAATTCCagatgaagaggaggatgaggaggatttGCAGAAAAGTCTATGGA GTCTCAAGATTACTAATGAAGAGGATAGTGACAGTGAAAGTGACAGCAGTGTATGCGCACAGCAGATAGAGATCCGCCCTGATTCCCCCATTTTGGATGACGTAATAT TTTTTCAGAATGAAGTTTTGGGAACGTTGCAGAGAGGTGTGGATGAGAATATTTCCTGTGACAATCTTGTGTTAGAAATTAACTCTCTCAA ATATGCATATAACATCTCTCTTGCGGAAGTGATGCAGATTTTATGTAAGGTGGTCCTGGAGTTCCCCTTGCAGCAACTGAATGGAGTCCTTGATGTGAATCCTTACTGTGATGTGTTACTACCT CTCCTAAAAAAATGGACTCCAGTTTTCAAGAACTACATAAAGCGGGCATCTGACCACTTGTGCTGTCTTGGTGCAGTGGAAGAATTCTTTTTGGATCATGAACCTCTTTGGGCCGCAACTGCAAAG GTTCTAATGGGATTTTACCAGCAGGATGTGCTTGCTGAGGAAATGATTCTCCGTTGGTTTTCACAAAAAGAAATAACAGACAAGGGACGGCAGCTACGTAAAAAACAAGCA CTTCAGAAGTTTATACAGTGGTtggaagaagcagaagaggaatCTTCAGATGATGAGTGA